A genomic stretch from Halanaerobiaceae bacterium ANBcell28 includes:
- a CDS encoding ATP-grasp domain-containing protein codes for MNNIMILGANTLQIPLIQQAKKSGYNTVVVSPNKEEPGFEFATHAVYADVRDEDTVLKHAKNYNIGGIITDQTDIPVRTAAYVAEKMGLPGIGYETASLFTDKYLMREKCKELGIPTLKYRNVSSLEEAIDFFNCLQGAAILKPLDNQGSRGVIKVDSKEDLINNYNETISYTKKDKILMEQYVSGREFVVEGLAYNYEFENLICGDTHYFDIPNVFSATTRIFPSKAETELVKRVEDLNKKIIKGFALKQGITHSEFIMDGDDIYLIETAARGGGVFISSDLISLSTELNTEEFLLSIATGTLKEKPNLKDTGQSCCYIAFFLPVGEIVSIKGLEEVKNMPFTHRNSLDTLYIGKKTKPYTDKTARTFIIVSAGSHKELTGHVNMIRNTLDIKVKTDKGLRGAIWE; via the coding sequence GTGAATAATATAATGATACTTGGAGCAAATACATTACAAATTCCACTTATTCAACAGGCTAAAAAAAGTGGATACAATACAGTTGTAGTATCCCCAAATAAAGAGGAGCCTGGCTTTGAATTTGCTACACACGCTGTTTACGCAGATGTAAGAGATGAGGATACGGTTTTAAAACATGCTAAAAATTATAATATAGGTGGAATCATTACAGATCAAACAGATATTCCTGTAAGAACTGCTGCATATGTAGCAGAGAAAATGGGTCTTCCTGGGATAGGTTATGAAACTGCTTCTTTGTTTACAGATAAATATTTGATGAGGGAAAAGTGTAAGGAATTAGGTATCCCAACACTTAAATATAGAAATGTTAGTAGTTTAGAAGAAGCAATTGACTTCTTTAATTGTCTTCAAGGAGCAGCTATTTTAAAACCATTAGATAATCAGGGTAGTAGAGGTGTTATTAAAGTTGATAGTAAAGAAGACCTAATAAACAATTATAATGAAACTATTTCTTATACTAAAAAAGATAAAATACTAATGGAGCAATATGTTTCAGGACGTGAGTTTGTAGTTGAAGGTCTAGCATATAATTATGAGTTTGAAAATCTTATTTGTGGTGATACACATTATTTTGATATACCAAATGTATTTTCAGCCACAACTAGAATATTTCCATCTAAAGCAGAAACAGAGCTAGTTAAAAGAGTTGAAGATTTAAACAAAAAGATAATTAAAGGTTTTGCTTTGAAACAAGGTATTACTCATAGTGAATTTATTATGGATGGAGATGATATTTACTTAATTGAAACAGCTGCAAGAGGTGGAGGTGTTTTTATATCTTCTGACTTAATATCATTATCCACCGAATTAAATACAGAAGAATTTCTACTTAGCATTGCTACAGGTACTCTGAAAGAAAAACCAAATCTAAAAGATACGGGTCAAAGCTGTTGCTATATAGCTTTTTTCTTGCCTGTTGGAGAAATTGTTTCAATAAAAGGGCTTGAAGAAGTAAAAAATATGCCTTTTACGCATCGTAATAGTTTGGATACACTTTATATCGGTAAGAAAACAAAACCATATACAGATAAAACAGCTAGAACATTTATCATTGTAAGTGCTGGTAGCCATAAAGAATTGACAGGTCATGTGAATATGATACGTAATACCTTAGATATTAAAGTAAAAACTGATAAAGGACTTAGGGGAGCAATTTGGGAATAA
- a CDS encoding sugar transferase has translation MYEKYIKRVLDILLSIFVGIIFLPFFIIIAILVKIEDRGSIFYLGDRIGRNSKKYSMIKFRTMRENAPDIRNEDGSTYNSKTDPRVTKVGKILRETSIDEVPQIINVIKGEMSLLGPRASTWDVLDSYQADEIDKMKVRPGISGYTQAYYRNGLSVKEKRLKDAWYANNISFLLDVKIFFKTILTVIKRESVYTNESSSSNDYQRDRMDM, from the coding sequence ATGTACGAAAAATATATTAAACGTGTACTTGATATTTTACTATCTATATTTGTTGGAATTATATTTCTTCCGTTTTTTATTATAATAGCAATATTGGTAAAAATCGAGGATAGAGGGTCTATATTTTATTTAGGCGATAGAATAGGAAGGAATTCAAAAAAATATAGTATGATTAAGTTTAGGACTATGAGAGAAAATGCTCCTGATATTAGGAATGAAGATGGTAGTACATATAACTCGAAGACTGATCCTCGTGTAACTAAGGTTGGTAAGATATTAAGAGAGACAAGCATAGATGAAGTTCCACAAATTATTAATGTTATAAAAGGTGAAATGAGCTTGCTTGGTCCTAGAGCTAGCACCTGGGACGTATTAGATAGCTATCAAGCAGATGAAATAGATAAAATGAAAGTACGACCTGGTATTTCTGGATATACACAAGCATATTATAGAAATGGATTATCTGTAAAAGAAAAGAGGCTAAAAGATGCCTGGTATGCTAATAACATTAGCTTCTTATTGGATGTAAAAATATTTTTTAAAACAATACTTACAGTAATTAAAAGAGAAAGTGTATATACGAATGAAAGTAGTTCTAGTAATGATTATCAGAGGGATAGAATGGATATGTAA
- a CDS encoding glycosyltransferase family 4 protein gives MKIMMLKAYFEPEKAASLYLTNNLIEDLALAKYKIDVYTPIPTRGISDEVRKEYKSKNYEEKYDGRVKIYRFPMFSEGRNPLIRAIRYICCSFIYLAKGLFAKDMDLIFVGSTPPIMGLVGAIIKKFKKVPMIYNLQDIFPDSLVSTGLTSKKSLLWKIGRIIENITYKSADKIIVISEDFSNNIMLKGVPKEKIEVVYNWVDEKAVIPIKRKNNILFDKYDLDRNHFYVVYAGNLGHAQNIEVILEAAKEVSIQQKDIKFLIFGNGKQEDYYKGMLKSMGLKNTYIYPLQAYSLVSNVYSMGDVSIVSCKEGLGKSAMPSKSWSIMSAGTALIANFDEGTELQNIIEDNNIGIFTKAGDVDGLVSAILKLYKNENLRFQMGKNGRRFIVEHLSRKNSTKKIRDIIKSTGG, from the coding sequence ATGAAAATTATGATGTTAAAAGCTTATTTTGAACCAGAAAAAGCAGCAAGTTTATATTTAACAAATAATCTAATTGAAGACTTAGCATTAGCTAAGTATAAGATTGATGTATATACACCAATACCCACTAGAGGAATAAGTGATGAGGTTCGAAAAGAGTATAAGTCTAAAAACTATGAAGAAAAATATGACGGAAGAGTTAAAATATATAGATTTCCAATGTTTTCAGAAGGAAGAAATCCACTCATTAGAGCGATAAGATATATCTGTTGTTCTTTTATATACCTTGCAAAAGGATTGTTTGCAAAAGATATGGATCTAATATTTGTGGGAAGTACTCCTCCTATAATGGGTCTAGTGGGAGCAATTATTAAAAAATTTAAAAAGGTACCTATGATATATAACTTACAGGACATATTCCCAGATTCATTAGTCAGTACAGGTTTAACAAGTAAAAAGTCACTTTTGTGGAAAATAGGCAGAATAATTGAGAATATTACTTATAAGAGTGCAGATAAAATAATTGTTATATCAGAAGATTTTAGTAACAATATTATGTTAAAGGGTGTACCAAAAGAAAAAATAGAAGTTGTATATAATTGGGTAGATGAAAAAGCTGTTATTCCAATTAAACGTAAAAATAATATTCTATTTGATAAGTATGACTTAGATAGAAATCACTTTTATGTAGTATATGCTGGCAATTTAGGTCATGCACAAAATATTGAAGTAATCTTAGAAGCTGCTAAGGAAGTCTCAATACAACAAAAAGATATAAAGTTTCTTATATTTGGTAATGGGAAACAAGAGGATTATTATAAAGGAATGCTAAAATCAATGGGTCTAAAAAATACTTATATATATCCCCTACAAGCATATTCTTTAGTTTCAAATGTTTATAGTATGGGTGATGTTTCAATAGTATCTTGTAAAGAAGGACTAGGAAAAAGCGCTATGCCAAGTAAGTCGTGGAGTATAATGTCTGCGGGAACAGCATTAATTGCTAACTTTGATGAAGGTACTGAGTTGCAGAACATAATAGAAGATAACAATATTGGTATTTTTACAAAAGCAGGAGATGTTGATGGATTAGTAAGTGCCATATTAAAGTTATATAAAAATGAAAATTTGCGCTTCCAAATGGGGAAGAATGGTAGGCGCTTTATTGTTGAACATTTATCGAGAAAAAATAGCACAAAAAAGATAAGAGATATAATTAAAAGTACTGGAGGATAA
- a CDS encoding polysaccharide biosynthesis protein: MFEEKTLLITGGTGSFGNAVMKRFLDTDIKEIRIFSRDEKKQNDMRKLYKNDKIKFYIGNVRDKASVKNAMYGVDYVFHAAALKQVPSCEFFPIEAVKTNVLGTENVLNSAIELGVKKVICLSTDKAAYPINAMGISKAMMEKVFVAKSKNVDPERTLICGTRYGNVMASRGSVIPLFINQIKSNQEITITDPNMTRFLMSLEEAVELVVFAFQNAEAGDIMVQKAPASTIGDLAQALKELFNADNEIKIIGTRHGEKLYETLLTKEEHVVAEDMGDFYRVPADKRDLNYDKYFVDGDQKLSSEAEYNSHNTERLNIEEIKERLLSLEYVQKELNYYKSKEEVASTIEEGM; the protein is encoded by the coding sequence ATGTTTGAAGAAAAAACATTATTAATCACAGGTGGTACAGGCTCATTTGGAAACGCTGTTATGAAAAGATTCTTAGATACAGATATAAAAGAAATACGTATATTCTCAAGAGATGAAAAGAAGCAAAATGATATGCGTAAATTGTATAAGAATGACAAGATTAAATTTTATATAGGTAATGTACGTGATAAAGCTAGTGTAAAGAACGCTATGTATGGAGTAGATTATGTATTTCATGCTGCTGCCTTAAAGCAAGTACCTTCATGTGAGTTCTTTCCTATAGAAGCAGTTAAGACTAATGTTTTAGGAACTGAAAATGTTCTTAATTCTGCAATAGAGCTTGGGGTAAAGAAAGTTATCTGTTTATCTACAGATAAGGCTGCCTATCCTATAAATGCTATGGGTATTTCTAAAGCTATGATGGAGAAGGTATTTGTAGCCAAGTCTAAGAATGTTGATCCAGAAAGAACTTTAATCTGTGGAACTCGATATGGTAATGTGATGGCTTCTAGAGGTTCAGTTATTCCTTTATTTATCAATCAAATAAAAAGCAATCAAGAAATTACCATTACAGATCCAAATATGACAAGGTTTTTAATGAGCTTGGAAGAAGCAGTTGAATTAGTAGTTTTTGCTTTTCAAAATGCTGAAGCAGGGGATATAATGGTGCAAAAGGCGCCGGCTTCTACAATTGGAGATCTAGCACAGGCACTTAAAGAACTATTTAATGCCGATAATGAAATAAAGATAATTGGAACTAGACATGGAGAAAAACTCTATGAAACACTGCTTACAAAAGAAGAGCATGTTGTAGCAGAAGATATGGGAGATTTCTATAGAGTTCCTGCAGATAAAAGAGATCTTAATTATGATAAGTACTTTGTTGATGGTGATCAAAAGCTATCTTCAGAAGCAGAATATAATTCTCATAATACAGAGAGATTAAATATAGAAGAAATTAAAGAAAGACTATTGTCTCTTGAATATGTTCAAAAAGAATTAAACTATTATAAGTCTAAGGAAGAAGTGGCAAGTACTATTGAAGAAGGTATGTGA
- a CDS encoding capsular polysaccharide biosynthesis protein CapF, protein MKILVTGAKGFIGKNLVAELKNREYTVFEYDIDTKDSLLDKYCKEADFIFHLAGVNRPKDEAEFMKGNFGFTSILLENLKKYDNTCPVIISSSIQADLDNPYGKSKRAGEDLIFDYSKETGAKVLVYRFPNVFGKWCKPNYNSVIATFCNNIAHDLDIKVNDPDVVLNLVYIDDLVDELINTLKGNENRNGDFCEVPLVHNIKLGKIADLIYSFKESRKDLFVPDMGDDFTKKLYSTYLSYLPKDEFSYDLKMHEDNRGSFTEIIKSVDRGQVSVNVSKPGITKGDHWHHSKNEKFLVVSGKGVIRFRKVGSDEVLEYHVSGDKMEVIDIPTGYTHNIENLGDTDMVTIMWANEPFDPDNPDTYYLEV, encoded by the coding sequence ATGAAAATATTAGTAACTGGGGCTAAAGGATTTATTGGCAAAAATCTTGTAGCAGAATTAAAAAATAGAGAATATACAGTGTTTGAGTATGATATAGATACGAAGGATTCTTTATTAGACAAGTATTGTAAAGAAGCTGATTTTATTTTTCATCTTGCAGGAGTAAATCGTCCTAAAGATGAAGCTGAATTTATGAAGGGTAATTTTGGTTTTACTTCAATTTTATTAGAAAATCTAAAGAAGTATGATAATACTTGTCCAGTAATTATTTCATCTTCAATTCAAGCTGACCTTGATAATCCTTATGGAAAAAGTAAGAGAGCAGGGGAAGATTTAATCTTTGATTATAGCAAAGAAACTGGAGCTAAAGTACTTGTATATCGTTTCCCAAATGTTTTCGGTAAATGGTGTAAGCCAAATTATAATAGTGTTATTGCAACATTTTGTAATAACATAGCTCATGATTTAGATATTAAAGTGAATGATCCTGATGTTGTATTGAATTTAGTTTATATAGATGACTTAGTAGATGAATTAATAAATACTTTAAAAGGTAATGAAAATAGAAACGGAGATTTTTGTGAGGTTCCATTAGTTCATAATATTAAACTTGGAAAAATAGCTGACTTAATATATTCATTTAAAGAAAGTCGTAAAGATTTATTTGTGCCTGATATGGGAGATGACTTTACAAAGAAATTATATAGCACTTATTTAAGTTATTTACCTAAAGATGAATTTAGCTATGACCTTAAAATGCATGAAGATAATAGAGGTTCATTTACTGAAATTATCAAATCTGTAGATAGAGGTCAAGTCTCAGTTAATGTATCTAAGCCTGGAATTACTAAAGGTGATCATTGGCATCATAGCAAGAATGAGAAGTTCCTTGTAGTAAGTGGAAAAGGAGTTATTCGCTTTAGAAAAGTAGGTTCAGATGAAGTATTAGAATATCATGTAAGTGGAGATAAGATGGAAGTGATAGATATACCAACAGGATATACCCATAATATTGAAAAC